From a single Miscanthus floridulus cultivar M001 chromosome 8, ASM1932011v1, whole genome shotgun sequence genomic region:
- the LOC136468924 gene encoding uncharacterized protein: MVSPIVGTTSLTKVLMDEGCGLNILYANTLDKMAIPRSSLCPNKVPFYGIGPGKEVIPLKHIRLNVTFGQPDNFYKEPLTFEVIDFLSVYHAFLNRLCFATFMTNHNYTYLKLKMPSPKGSSSSMAA; encoded by the coding sequence ATGGTCAGCCCAATCGTGGGCACCACGagcctcactaaggtgctgatggacgagggctgtggcctcaacatactctatgccaacacccttgaCAAGATGGCCATCCCTCGGAGCAGCCTATGCCCCAACAAGGTGCCATTCTATGGGATTGGGCCAGGGAAGGAGGTCATACCCCTCAAGCACATCCGGCTCAATGTCACCTTCGGCCAGCCGGACAACTTCTAtaaggagccactcaccttcgAGGTCATCGACTTCCTCAGTGTCTACCATGCCTTCCTCAACCGACTATGCTTTGCCACATTCATGACCAACCATAACTACacttacctcaagctcaagatgcctagCCCGAAAGGGTCATCATCGTCGATGGCAGCTTAG